A genome region from Fusarium musae strain F31 chromosome 5, whole genome shotgun sequence includes the following:
- a CDS encoding hypothetical protein (EggNog:ENOG41), protein MLRNRALAVLQKTYDDSYLSCSTAIYYEGQGNEIEAMRHWRAALDQIYDYNANRAPPAYGPRTDTEKALQEALKQLELQCKERIDLLEALRISRQEETTAPQPPAGKLTKRPSMPEGRGSLGQGTITAMQYSELSRPTLPHRPSQPRRTSSELAIVDGPSTHLDPNTAFPSLSRSASPGGPALPSRPNKTLRTPSPEKHTMRTTLRSGKLGEKPTKPRKPAKPLAEGSSKAATLAWSALSSKERFARGTQSESTPATASPSSRTSLDQIRRPVPTQWDSHSRRLVVPKDRDLDGEPSGNTRHSDEYCYARPSMLSVTAASSALNSSSYQDLPPSDAYTNRMDRLPNSRNGFASPSPRKVSKQERANDTETGDDSGEASERRSVSNNLPTRSPAARQPGRSLKPSRPHAESRDRSRRRERKVRQVSTSSASDDDTNGTSSRPRRMKEKEAPIEAGSQEDDSEGSESEALEKSPDDMSEWKNKKKQILKNLPAGVDAAAAKQILNDIVVQGDEVHWSDVAGLEIAKNALRETVVYPFLRPDLFMGLREPARGMLLFGPPGTGKTMLARAVATESKSTFFSISASSLTSKYLGESEKLVRALFGLARTLAPSIIFVDEIDSLLSQRSGSGEHEATMRIKTEFLIQWSDLQRAAAGREATEKDKERGDANRVLVLAATNLPWAIDEAARRRFVRRQYIPLPEPTTRETQLRTLLGQQKHDLSNDDILKLVELTDGFSGSDITALAKDAAMGPLRSLGEALLHMTMDEIRPIQLSDFEASLTTIRPSVSKAGLKEYEDWATEFGERGG, encoded by the exons ATGTTACGAAACAGGGCCCTGGCTGTTTTGCAGAAGACCTACGATGATAGTTATCTAAGTTGCTCAACTGCTATCTACTATGAAGGCCAG GGTAATGAGATAGAAGCCATGCGACATTGGCGAGCTGCCCTGGATCAGATCTATGATTACAACGCAAATCGGGCACCCCCCGCATATGGCCCACGTACAGACACCGAGAAAGCCTTACAAGAGGCACTGAAACAGCTGGAATTACAATGTAAAGAACGAATTGATCTCCTGGAAGCTCTGAGGATCTCACGGCAAGAAGAGACGACTGCCCCGCAACCACCAGCCGGCAAGTTGACAAAGCGACCAAGTATGCCCGAGGGAAGAGGTTCCCTTGGACAGGGCACAATCACCGCCATGCAGTATTCTGAGCTATCACGGCCAACCCTTCCACACCGTCCATCACAGCCTCGACGTACATCATCAGAACTTGCTATCGTGGATGGACCCAGCACACATCTAGATCCAAACACGGCGTTCCCGTCGCTCTCTCGATCTGCATCGCCTGGAGGACCAGCCCTACCATCGAGACCGAACAAGACTTTACGGACACCAAGTCCAGAAAAGCACACCATGAGGACGACTTTACGTTCCGGTAAATTAGGAGAAAAGCCCACCAAGCCACGAAAGCCAGCAAAGCCACTCGCCGAAGGATCAAGCAAAGCAGCGACTTTGGCATGGAGCGCGCTCAGTTCAAAGGAAAGATTCGCGAGGGGGACCCAGTCTGAGTCCACTCCAGCAACAGCGAGCCCTAGCTCTCGCACTTCCTTGGATCAAATTCGCAGACCAGTACCAACGCAATGGGACAGCCACTCGAGACGTTTGGTTGTGCCAAAGGACCGCGATCTTGATGGAGAACCTTCAGGAAATACACGACACTCTGATGAGTACTGTTACGCCCGCCCATCCATGCTATCGGTCACTGCTGCTTCCAGTGCTCTAAATTCGTCTTCGTATCAAGATTTACCTCCATCAGATGCTTACACAAATCGAATGGATCGACTGCCCAACTCACGTAACGGATTCgcttcaccatcaccacgCAAGGTGTCGAAGCAAGAGCGAGCCAACGATACTGAGACCGGCGACGATTCTGGAGAAGCATCAGAGAGGAGAAGTGTGTCAAACAACTTACCAACTCGTAGTCCAGCAGCGAGACAGCCTGGAAGATCTTTGAAACCCTCGAGGCCGCATGCTGAGAGCAGAGATAGGTCAAGGCGGCGTGAACGTAAGGTTCGGCAAGTTTCCACCTCAAGCGCCTCTGACGATGACACGAATGGGACAAGTTCCAGACCGCGTCGaatgaaggagaaagaggctCCTATAGAAGCCGGTTCCCAAGAAGATGATTCCGAAGGGTCTGAATCAGAGGCTTTGGAAAAGTCTCCTGACGATATGAGTGAATGgaaaaacaagaagaagcaaattTTGAAAAACCTGCccgctggtgttgatgcAGCTGCCGCGAAGCAAATATTGAACGATATTGTCGTTCAAGGTGACGAAGTTCATTGGAGTGATGTGGCTGGTCTTGAAATTGCAAAGAACGCACTTCGAGAGACTGTTGTTTATCCATTTTTACGACCCGATCTTTTCATGGGCCTCCGAGAACCAGCCAGAGGAATGCTCCTATTTGGACCGCCAGGAACAGGAAAGACTATGCTCGCGCGGGCTGTGGCAACAGAGTCTAAGTCAACATTCTTTTCGATTTCAGCAAGCAGCCTGACAAGCAAGTACTTGGGCGAGTCAGAAAAGCTCGTTCGAGCTCTTTTTGGATTGGCCCGGACACTGGCACCCAGTATTATCTTTGTGGACGAGATCGACTCGCTGCTTTCACAGAGATCAGGGTCTGGAGAGCACGAAGCCACGATGAGGATCAAGACAGAGTTTCTTATTCAGTGGAGCGATCTTCAgcgtgctgctgctggaagagAAGCGACCGAGAAAGACAAGGAAAGGGGGGACGCCAACCGAGTCCTTGTGTTAGCGGCGACGAACCTCCCCTGGGCAATTGACGAGGCGGCTCGAAGGCGTTTTGTGCGACGGCAATACATCCCGTTACCTGAACCGACCACTCGCGAGACACAGCTCAGGACCCTTCTGGGCCAGCAGAAACACGACTTGTCTAATGATGATATCCTCAAGTTGGTGGAATTGACAGATG GCTTTTCAGGTTCAGACATTACGGCCTTGGCCAAGGATGCAGCCATGGGACCATTGCGATCCCTTGGAGAGGCACTGTTACACATGACCATGGATGAGATCCGGCCAATTCAATTGTCCGATTTCGAGGCGAGTTTGACGACCATAAGGCCGAGTGTCAGTAAGGCTGGTCTAAAAGAGTACGAAGACTGGGCGACAGAGTTTGGAGAAAGGGGAGGATAG
- a CDS encoding hypothetical protein (EggNog:ENOG41) encodes MSSPVAKAARRVTHELHGVVVSAGLMDKTVKVRVGGQKWNKIVNKWFADPKHYLVHDPNSSLRTGDVVSIVPGWPTSQHKRHVVKRIIAPYGTPTAERPPVPTLGQRIADYEAKKAKKDERRAARRQEEENQRLEEKRLENEKKEAKRKAWEEAQQKRKPQTSASDVD; translated from the exons ATGTCTTCCCCCGTAGCAAAGGCTGCGCGCCGTGTGACACACGAGCTTCATGGTGTTGTCGTCTCTGCTGGCCTAATGGACAAGACTGTCAAGGTCCGAGTCGGCGGTCAAAAATGGAACAAGATCGTCAACAAG TGGTTTGCCGACCCTAAGCACTATCTCGTCCACGATCCCAACTCATCACTCCGAACCGGCGATGTCGTTTCCATTGTCCCTGGATGGCCAACCTCCCAGCACAAGCGTCACGTTGTCAAGCGCATTATTGCGCCCTATGGAACGCCCACCGCGGAGCGCCCTCCCGTGCCTACGTTGGGGCAAAGGATAGCGGATtacgaggccaagaaggccaaaaAGGATGAGCGAAGGGCGGCGAGAAggcaagaagaggagaatcAGAGGCTCGAAGAGAAGCGTTTGGAAAACGAAAAGAAGGAGGCCAAACGCAAAGCGTGGGAGGAAGCTCAGCAGAAGCGTAAACCTCAGACCTCGGCAAGCGACGTCGATTAA